Proteins co-encoded in one Anguilla anguilla isolate fAngAng1 chromosome 16, fAngAng1.pri, whole genome shotgun sequence genomic window:
- the LOC118215450 gene encoding transient receptor potential cation channel subfamily M member 7-like isoform X3 — MSQKSWIESTFTKRECVYILPISKDPHRCLPGCQICQQLVRCCCGRLVRQHAGFTASLAMQYSELRMGEGGMPELEEWSVEKHTEERPTDAYGILNFQGGSHSYRAKYVRLSYDSKPESILQLLLKEWQMELPKLVISVHGGVQNFDLHPRLKQVVGKGLVKAAVTTGAWILTDGVNTGVAKHVGDALKEHSSGSVRKIRTIGIAPWGVIENRNDLIGRDVVTPYQTLLNPLSKLNVLNSLHSHFLLVDDGMVGKYGAEAILRRHLEKHISQQRIHARIGQGVPVVVVVLEGGPNVILTVLEYLQESPPVPVVVCEGTGRAADVLAYVHKHTEDGGFLPDGVEMDIIGTIKKTFNFSHSDAVHLFQTIMECMKKKELITVYHVGTEDPQDIDVAILRALLKGTNTSAFDQLVLTLAWDRVDIAKNHVFVYGQQLLVGSLEQAMLDALVMDRVEFVKLLIENGVSMHRFLTISRLEELYNTKQSSTNPTLFHLVRDVKQGHLPPNYKITLIDVGLVIEYLMGGTYRCNYTRKRFRIIYNNLYGNSRRSGRHITIGGSHLHKNRESFCIHVDKKEKTRHNHFIKTAQPYKPKPESSRQQARKRSREEVVDIDDPETQRFPYPFNELLVWAVLMKRQKMALFFWQHGEESMAKALVACRLSHSMADEVQKSDVVDGTSEELREYSNEFGTLAVDLLEQSFRQDETMAMKLLTYELKSWSNSTCLKLAVASRLRPFVAHTCTQMLLSDMWMGRLNMRKNSWYKVILSILVPPAILLLEYKSKAEMAHIPQSQDAHLMTLEDGEHPFHHPAANDHIQMDVLREGRQTDHAEQKSEGTYSLRSRRIPVTRRFYAFYQAPIVKFWFNTLAYLGFLMLYSYVILVRMPPTPSAQECVVILYIFTSAIEKTREMCMSEAGKITQKIRVWFSDYFNISDTIAIVTFFVGFGLRFGTGDIFTAGRIVYCLNIIFWFVRLLDIVAVNQYAGPYIMMIGKMVANMFYIVVIMAVILVSYGVPRKAILYPNEEPSWTLAKDVVFQPYWMMYGEVYAYEIDGKGDDDVCAGNSEAKELCGPAVWLTPLLQAVYLFVQYILIVNLLIAFFNNVYLQVKSISNLVWKYQRYHFIMAYHEKSVVPPPLVLLSHLVSVFTCICRKRKKGGMTYGPKLFLTEEDRKRLHDFEEQCLETYFREKDDHFHSGSEERIRVTSDRVQSMLLQLKEVGKRVNFIKRSLTTLDSQIGHLQDLSVLTVDTLKALSAQRASEASKVHNQITRELSVSKNLGPRPLDTPSQPQGPTLLKRSTGAGIGPPVQQGEASVTDSIFWGGAWDANRSRGPEAAGVSPEGRSLEPGVSDAALSPPELRLGGRPLDEGGPPPHAEDSQNTTTPSSLPWAAKFFVGPPSSVGHHGVLPESLSLEFEAFVGHKNIAERSGFGEDLTGGNRPLNPSLRGKDPGSPSGLMRTASSYAGFTEFGRNPSSLCPNSALSGRGRGRVSAEDLLYQQEQKTGLLGKSAQLSSVTPGEELLNVSTSLYMFRNTHLGARKDSIGSPFKPLDTSFQYSAVERNNLMRLSQSIPFTPVPPKGEPVTLYRLEESSPNTINNSMSSWAQRGLCAKIEFLSKEEMGGGLRRALKVQCTWCEDNVLKPGHLYIVKSFLPEVVNTWQSVYRDDTVLQLCLREIQQQRAAQKLTFAFNQIKPKTIVYSPRFLEVFLLYCHSASQWFAIEECISGEFRKFNNNNGDEIVPCSLLEETMLAFSHWSYEYTRGELLVLDLQGVGEILTDPSVITRGENESYEMIFGPANLGDDAIRNFREKHHCNSCCRKLHLPDLKRNEYTPDKVTLPPDDTPGEGSVQSQSATKEERSPIRLMP; from the exons ATG TCCCAGAAATCCTGGATAGAAAGCACTTTCACCAAGAGGGAATGTGTGTACATACTTCCAATCTCAAAAGATCCTCACAG GTGTCTCCCAGGATGTCAGATTTGCCAGCAGCTTGTGAG GTGCTGCTGTGGACGGCTGGTGAGGCAGCATGCGGGCTTCACTGCCAGCCTGGCCATGCAGTATTCAGAGCTGAGGATGGGTGAGGGTGGCATGCCCGAGCTGGAGGAGTGGTCTGTGGAGAAGCACACGGAGGAGCGCCCCACTGACGCGTATGGCATTCTCAACTTCCAGGGTGGATCCCATTCTTACAGAGCAAAG TATGTGCGCCTGTCCTACGACTCCAAACCCGAGTCcatcctccagctcctgctcaaAGAGTGGCAAATGGAGCTTCCAAAGTTAGTCATCTCCGTCCACGGGGGCGTCCAGAACTTTGACCTCCACCCTCGGCTCAAGCAGGTGGTGGGAAAGGGGCTGGTCAAGGCAGCGGTCACCACGGGGGCCTGGATCCTGACCGATGGGGTGAACACAG gTGTGGCAAAGCACGTCGGCGATGCCCTCAAAGAGCATTCGTCTGGATCAGTTCGGAAAATCCGCACCATAGGAATTGCCCCCTGGGGAGTGATCGAGAACAGAAATGACCTCATCGGTAGAGAT GTGGTCACGCCATATCAGACGCTGCTGAACCCCTTGAGCAAGCTGAACGTGCTCAACAGTCTGCACTCTCACTTCCTCCTGGTGGATGATGGGATGGTGGGGAAGTATGGTGCAGAGGCTATACTCCGCCGCCACCTGGAGAAACACATCAGCCAGCAGAGGATCCATGCCA GGATCGGGCAGGGGGTgccggtggtggtggtggtcctGGAGGGCGGGCCCAACGTGATCCTCACGGTGCTGGAGTACCTGCAGGAGAGCCCCCCCGTGCCCGTGGTGGTGTGTGAGGGGACTGGACGGGCTGCCGACGTGCTGGCCTACGTGCACAAGCACACCGAGGACGGCGG ATTTCTTCCTGATGGGGTTGAAATGGACATCATTGGAACAATCAAAAAAACCTTTAACTTCAGCCACAGTGATGCCGTCCACCTCTTTCAAACCATAATGGAGTGCATGAAGAAGAAGGAGCTG ATAACCGTCTACCACGTGGGAACAGAGGATCCACAGGACATCGATGTGGCCATACTAAGAGCACTTTTAAAAG GCACCAACACATCAGCGTTTGACCAGCTTGTGCTCACACTGGCCTGGGATCGTGTTGACATCGCCAAGAACCACGTGTTTGTCTACGGGCAGCAGCTACTG GTGGGTTCCCTGGAGCAGGCTATGTTGGATGCGCTGGTGATGGACAGGGTGGAGTTTGTGAAGCTGCTGATTGAGAATGGAGTCAGCATGCATCGCTTCCTCACCATCAGCCGCTTGGAGGAGCTCTACAACACG AAACAGTCCTCAACTAATCCCACTCTCTTCCACCTCGTAAGAGACGTCAAACAG GGTCACCTTCCTCCAAATTACAAGATCACCCTGATAGACGTGGGCCTCGTCATCGAGTACCTCATGGGCGGGACCTACAGGTGCAACTACACCAGGAAGCGCTTCCGGATCATTTACAACAATCTCTATGGCAACAGCCGG AGGTCTGGGCGACACATAACAATTGGCGGATCGCACCTGCACAAGAACCGCGAGTCGTTCTGCATTCACGTCGACAAGAAGGAAAAGACCAGGCACAACCACTTCATCAAAACCGCGCAACCGTACAAACCCAAG CCGGAGTCGTCCAGGCAACaggcgaggaagaggagcagggaggaggtggtggatATCGACGACCCGGAGACGCAGCGCTTCCCGTACCCGTTTAACGAGCTGCTGGTGTGGGCAGTGCTCATGAAGAGGCAGAAGATGGCGCTGTTCTTCTGGCAGCACGGGGAAGAGTCCATGGCCAAGGCCCTGGTGGCCTGCAGGCTCTCCCACTCCATGGCCGACGAGGTCCAGAAGAGCGATGTGGTGGACGGCACCTCTGAGGAGCTGAGGGAGTACTCCAA CGAGTTTGGCACACTGGCGGTGGACCTGCTGGAGCAGTCATTCCGGCAGGATGAGACCATGGCCATGAAGCTGCTCACCTACGAGCTGAAGAGCTGGAGCAACTCCACCTGTCTGAAGCTGGCCGTGGCGTCCAGGCTGCGGCCCTTCGTTGCTCACACCTGTACGCAGATGCTGCTGTCCGACATGTGGATGGGCCGCCTCAACATGAGGAAGAACTCCTGGTACAAG GTAATTCTCAGCATCCTGGTTCCCCCTGCGATCCTCCTCCTGGAGTATAAGAGCAAAGCGGAGATGGCCCACATCCCCCAGTCGCAGGACGCCCACCTGATGACACTGGAGGACGGCGAGCACCCCTTCCACCACCCCGCCGCCAACGATCACATCCAAATG GATGTTTTGAGGGAGGGGAGGCAGACTGACCACGCTGAGCAGAAAAGTGAGGGCACATATTCCCTCCGCAGCCGGAGAATCCCCGTCACCCGCAGGTTCTACGCCTTCTACCAAGCGCCCATCGTCAAGTTCTGGTTCAACACG CTGGCGTACCTGGGGTTTCTTATGCTGTACTCGTATGTGATCCTGGTACGGATGCCCCCCACGCCTTCCGCGCAGGAGTGTGTGGTCATCCTCTACATCTTCACTTCCGCCATAGAGAAGACCCGGGAG ATGTGCATGTCTGAAGCTGGTAAGATAACTCAGAAGATCAGAGTCTGGTTCAGTGATTACTTTAACATTTCAGACACTATTGCAATAGTTACTTTCTTTGTGGGATTTGGACTGAGATTTGGAACAGGCGACATCTTCACGGCTGGGAGAATCGTTTACTGCCTGAATATCATATTTTGGTTTGTGCGGCTTCTGGACATTGTTGCGGTGAACCAATATGCTGGTCCCTACATCATGATGATTGGGAAAATG GTGGCCAACATGTTTTACATCGTTGTAATAATGGCTGTGATCCTGGTGAGCTACGGTGTGCCCCGGAAGGCCATACTGTACCCCAACGAGGAGCCGTCCTGGACGCTGGCGAAGGACGTGGTCTTCCAGCCCTACTGGATGATGTACGGGGAGGTGTATGCTTACGAGATCGATGGTAAGGGCGATGACGATG TGTGTGCAGGAAACAGTGAGGCGAAGGAGTTGTGTGGTCCAGCCGTTTGGCTGACCCCACTATTGCAGGCTGTGTACCTCTTTGTTCAGTATATTCTCATTGTGAATCTACTCATCGCTTTCTTCAA CAACGTGTATCTGCAAGTGAAATCCATCTCGAACCTGGTGTGGAAGTACCAGCGGTACCATTTCATCATGGCGTACCACGAGAAGTCAGTCGTACCCCCACCTCTCGTCCTCCTCAGTCACCTGGTCTCCGTCTTCACCTGCATCTgtagaaagaggaagaagggcGGCATGACATATGGACCAA AGCTGTTTTTGACTGAGGAGGACAGAAAGAGGCTCCATGACTTTGAGGAGCAGTGCTTGGAGACGTACTTCCGGGAAAAGGACGACCACTTTCACTCTGGGAGTGAGGAGAGGATAAGGGTCACTTCTGACAG GGTGCAAAGCATGCTCCTGCAACTGAAGGAAGTTGGCAAGCGGGTGAACTTCATAAAGCGCTCCCTCACCACCCTGGACTCCCAGATCGGGCACCTGCAGGACCTGTCTGTTCTGACGGTGGACACGCTGAAGGCCCTGTCTGCCCAGCGAGCTTCAGAAGCCAGCAAGGTCCACAACCAGATCACCCGGGAGCTAAGCGTCTCCAAGAACCTGGGGCCCCGCCCTCTGGACACGCCTTCTCAGCCCCAGGGCCCCACCCTGCTCAAGCGCAGCACAGGGGCTGGCATCGGCCCCCCGGTCCAGCAGGGTGAGGCCAGTGTGACTGACTCCATCTtctggggcggggcctgggatGCAAACAGGAGCCGGGGGCCGGAGGCGGCTGGGGTGAGCCctgaggggcggagcctggagcCTGGGGTTTCCGACGCTGCCCTGTCTCCGCCCGAGCTCCGCCTCGGGGGCCGGCCCCTGGACGAGGGGGGCCCGCCGCCCCACGCAGAGGACTCCCAGAACACCACCACGCCCAGTAGCCTGCCCTGGGCTGCAAAGTTTTTTGTGGGCCCCCCTTCTTCTGTGGGGCATCATGGGGTCCTGCCCGAAAGCTTGAGTCTTGAGTTTGAGGCGTTTGTGG GGCATAAAAACATCGCAGAACGCTCGGGATTTGGAGAAGACCTCACTGGGGGAAACAGGCCTCTCAACCCATCACTGAGGGGAAAAGACCCG GGCTCCCCTAGTGGACTGATGAGGACAGCGAGTTCCTACGCAGGTTTCACAGAGTTTGGCAgaaacccctcctccctctgtcccaaCTCAG CTCTCAGTGGTAGGGGGCGGGGTCGTGTGTCAGCCGAGGATCTCCTTTATCAGCAAGAGCAGAAAACAGGGCTGCTG GGCAagtcagcacagctcagcagtgt GACTCCAGGGGAAGAGCTCTTGAATG tttccacatctctgtacaTGTTCAGAAACACGCACCTCGGGGCCAGGAAAGACT CCATCGGTTCTCCCTTCAAACCCTTAGATACCAGCTTTCAGTATTCAG CTGTGGAGCGCAATAACCTGATGAGACTGTCCCAGAGCATCCCCTTCACCCCTGTACCTCCAAAAG gagaACCTGTGACTCTGTACCGTCTGGAGGAGAGCTCTCCCAATACCATCAACAACAGCATGTCCTCTTGGGCCCAGAGGGGGCTCTGCGCCAAGATCGAATTCCTCAGCAAGGAGGAAATGGGCGGAGGCCTTCGGAGGGCGCTGAAGGTGCAGTGCACCTGGTGCGAAGACAACGTGCTCAAACCAGGACACCTGTACATCGTCAAGTCCTTCTTGCCAGAGGTGGTCAATACCTGGCAGAGCGTCTACAGAGATGACACTGTTCTGCAGCTGTGTCTGAGG GAAATTCAGCAGCAGAGAGCAGCTCAGAAACTGACCTTTGCCTTCAACCAAATAAAGCCGAAGACTATCGTTTACTCTCCCAG gtTCCTGGAAGTGTTCCTGTTGTACTGTCACTCAGCCAGTCAGTGGTTTGCCATTGAGGAGTGCATCAGCGGCGAGTTCAGGAAgtttaacaacaacaacgggGATGAGATAGTTCCCTGCAGCCTGCTGGAGGAGACTATGCTGGCCTTCAGCCACTGGTCCTATGAGTACACCAGGGGAGAACTGCTGGTGCTCGATCTGCAAG GTGTCGGGGAGATTTTGACGGATCCATCTGTAATTACAAGAGGCGAAAACGA GTCATATGAGATGATATTCGGGCCAGCAAACTTGGGGGACGACGCCATCCGGAACTTCAGAGAGAAACATCACTGTAACTCCTGCTGCCGCAAGCTGCACCTCCCCG ATCTAAAGAGAAACGAGTACACCCCTGATAAAGTCACCCTGCCCCCTGACGACACCCCAGGCGAGGGTTCTGTCCAATCGCAGAGTGCCACCAAAGAAGAGAGATCCCCGATACGACTGATGCCgtga